From Phycisphaerae bacterium, one genomic window encodes:
- the surE gene encoding 5'/3'-nucleotidase SurE — protein MRILLSNDDGIFAPGLMAMYRALAEDADVDVVAPEAVQSGGSHSITIRRPVMWRRVHVAEVFHGTSVDGTPADCVKLAVGALLPQRPDLVVSGINAGLNTGIHAIYSGTVAAAVEGAIQGLPAIAVSLKLYRDMDFAAAAKIAKSVIDQIVAKGLSPGQVCNINIPELKPDWPRGIHVVPQSIQIPEDRIEKRTDPNGGEYYWLAGDFGETDDRMETDLHAVREGYVSITPIQFNLTDIPLLAQMQSWTFSDAW, from the coding sequence ATGAGAATCCTACTTTCCAACGATGACGGAATCTTCGCGCCGGGTTTGATGGCGATGTACCGCGCGCTCGCCGAGGATGCCGACGTCGACGTCGTCGCGCCCGAGGCGGTCCAGTCCGGCGGGTCACACTCCATTACGATACGCCGCCCGGTCATGTGGCGGCGCGTCCACGTCGCGGAAGTCTTCCACGGCACCAGCGTCGATGGCACGCCGGCCGACTGCGTGAAACTGGCAGTCGGCGCGCTGCTCCCCCAGCGGCCCGACCTCGTCGTCTCCGGCATCAACGCCGGTCTCAATACCGGCATCCACGCGATTTATTCAGGAACCGTCGCCGCCGCGGTCGAAGGCGCGATCCAGGGCCTGCCCGCGATCGCCGTTTCCCTCAAGCTCTACCGCGACATGGACTTCGCCGCCGCGGCCAAGATCGCCAAGAGCGTGATCGACCAGATCGTCGCCAAAGGACTTTCTCCCGGTCAGGTGTGCAACATCAATATCCCCGAACTCAAGCCCGACTGGCCGCGCGGCATCCACGTCGTGCCGCAATCGATCCAGATCCCCGAGGATCGTATCGAGAAACGCACCGACCCCAACGGCGGAGAATACTATTGGCTCGCCGGGGATTTCGGTGAGACCGACGATCGGATGGAGACGGATCTGCACGCGGTGCGGGAAGGCTACGTAAGCATCACGCCGATTCAGTTCAATTTGACGGACATCCCTCTGCTTGCGCAGATGCAGAGTTGGACGTTTTCAGATGCGTGGTAG
- a CDS encoding PIN domain-containing protein, with product MILVDAGPLVAIIDRRDRDHVRCVSALAGLSAPMITTWAAFTEAMYLLGDRSGWDAQRRLWQIVHRGDLQLAPVEGDSLERAAELMKRYRNVPMDLADATLVVIAEQMKLRRVFTLDKDFDIYRLPGRQTFEVLP from the coding sequence ATGATCCTGGTGGATGCCGGGCCGCTCGTTGCGATTATTGATCGCCGGGATCGCGATCATGTTCGGTGCGTATCGGCGCTGGCGGGATTGAGCGCACCGATGATCACGACCTGGGCCGCGTTCACCGAAGCCATGTACCTCCTGGGAGATCGGTCGGGCTGGGACGCCCAACGGAGATTGTGGCAGATCGTTCATCGAGGCGACCTTCAGTTGGCGCCCGTTGAGGGAGATTCGCTGGAACGCGCCGCGGAGTTGATGAAGCGATATCGCAACGTGCCCATGGACCTGGCGGACGCCACCCTGGTCGTGATTGCCGAACAGATGAAATTGAGGCGGGTCTTTACGTTGGACAAAGACTTTGATATCTACCGTTTGCCGGGACGGCAAACCTTCGAAGTGCTCCCCTGA
- a CDS encoding XDD4 family exosortase-dependent surface protein produces the protein MFRRRLATTVAILLASAAFRAEPARAVVVHQASGMSVSGVPVSCEAHLMIVGDVLTVVFYNTSPVHTQNPSDLCTSYYFDIYNGVNVRPVLVYQSATGDVWRAHRFTTDTLEAMDADLKATEPFDRTWQFKDMDPAFTPFLGFGVGTVGNSDLKPNNFNGNIVDGMDYALYSGDVTTANMDGRLLVKDHITFTFTGVMGFTENDIRPNFAIGLGTGPDSFLVPEPATLAPLLAFGLFALPRQRRHRLR, from the coding sequence ATGTTTCGCAGGCGTTTGGCGACGACAGTTGCCATCCTCTTGGCGTCGGCCGCCTTTCGCGCCGAACCCGCCAGGGCGGTGGTGGTTCACCAGGCGTCGGGGATGTCGGTCTCCGGCGTGCCCGTGAGCTGCGAAGCGCACCTGATGATCGTCGGCGACGTATTGACCGTCGTGTTCTACAACACCTCGCCGGTGCACACTCAAAACCCCAGCGATCTTTGCACGAGCTATTACTTCGACATCTACAACGGGGTCAATGTGCGACCCGTCCTGGTCTATCAAAGTGCGACCGGCGACGTCTGGCGGGCCCATCGATTTACGACGGATACGCTGGAGGCGATGGACGCCGACCTGAAGGCGACAGAGCCCTTTGATCGGACCTGGCAATTCAAGGACATGGACCCTGCCTTCACGCCTTTTCTGGGGTTTGGCGTGGGGACCGTCGGAAACAGCGACCTGAAGCCCAACAACTTTAACGGCAACATCGTGGACGGCATGGACTACGCACTCTATTCCGGCGACGTGACGACTGCCAACATGGACGGCCGGCTACTGGTTAAGGACCACATCACCTTCACCTTCACCGGCGTGATGGGCTTCACAGAGAACGACATCCGCCCCAATTTCGCGATCGGCCTGGGCACCGGTCCGGATAGTTTCCTGGTCCCTGAACCTGCCACCCTCGCCCCGCTCCTGGCGTTCGGCCTCTTCGCGCTGCCCCGCCAACGACGACATCGTCTCCGGTGA
- a CDS encoding tetratricopeptide repeat protein, with protein MSNCTARATALQFNGTHPSALLRPPTRASIRDTAMGFFNTQSDPVPGRARGSRVSPEMAAACASLGLALFTALAFSPVLTAGLVTPGDADALRAGRADSRSWRAAGRVFARFERPEGTGGYYRPLTALSFASDARLARDPVAGVFQSHLTNLLLHVINAALLFTLLRRLTLLWRGEGRGVDDRQQAATWVWPALLALIFALHPLQVESVAWLAQRMTVLATFFSLLAILAYVRYRTTGRVAWLVYTSAVCMAAVLSKPTFLGLPVFLLVLDLWLPGRRPRRPLLTGLPFFLILAITAGIQFAIFSKTPTAAADIPPPMELFCTTMASFIQRMIWPVGLLPMNPFDAWGSTSHVVIWRDLAMSSLLIVLPIWAFFRSRGLFVAVVGGLLFVCPAFLDAPFSEQRLGDHHLYPVLIPGLLVAAVCLAGPRAGLRAPIPRCAALGLTALLGILAVTTYSQTFQWQDGRELHYEIVKKHPQWAPGYIGLIESLVEDNELDEAVAYAKKAVAIAPNNPSTQFYLGTALLLQTGGRAAEAIIPLRKALESNPQWIECLQNLGVALARSGQYDKAIEYLERARDAQPNSAGIRLGLGNAYLKVRRASSARRELQEALRLNNDSVTHLSLAMAWAANDAPDRARRHLEAAIAKDPRMAARAAVSEELLRFRDEPGFENLFDSTADPGELPPGEVEMPAARNTRGS; from the coding sequence TTGTCGAATTGTACGGCCCGCGCCACGGCCCTACAATTCAACGGTACGCATCCGTCGGCGCTGTTGAGGCCGCCGACGCGAGCCTCCATCCGCGATACTGCCATGGGTTTTTTCAATACACAGAGCGATCCGGTGCCGGGCCGGGCGCGCGGCAGCCGCGTGTCTCCCGAAATGGCCGCCGCGTGCGCCTCGCTCGGCCTCGCCCTCTTCACCGCACTGGCGTTCAGCCCGGTCCTGACCGCCGGACTGGTCACGCCGGGCGATGCGGACGCGCTGCGGGCAGGCCGCGCCGACTCACGGTCGTGGCGCGCGGCCGGGCGGGTGTTTGCACGGTTTGAGAGACCGGAGGGGACGGGAGGATACTATCGCCCGCTGACCGCCCTTTCGTTTGCAAGCGATGCGCGATTGGCGCGGGACCCCGTGGCCGGCGTTTTTCAATCGCACCTCACCAACCTTCTTCTGCACGTAATCAACGCGGCGCTTTTGTTCACATTACTGCGGCGACTGACCTTGCTATGGAGGGGGGAAGGAAGGGGCGTCGATGACCGGCAGCAGGCCGCAACATGGGTCTGGCCGGCGCTGCTCGCGTTGATCTTCGCCCTGCATCCACTGCAGGTTGAATCCGTCGCGTGGCTGGCGCAGCGCATGACGGTCCTGGCGACGTTCTTTTCGCTCCTGGCGATTCTGGCGTACGTTCGGTATCGCACGACGGGTAGGGTCGCATGGCTCGTTTATACGAGCGCGGTGTGCATGGCCGCCGTTTTGTCCAAGCCCACGTTCCTGGGGCTCCCGGTGTTTCTCCTGGTTCTGGACCTTTGGCTGCCCGGACGGCGCCCGCGCAGGCCCCTGCTGACCGGATTGCCGTTTTTCCTGATCCTGGCGATAACCGCCGGGATTCAATTCGCGATCTTCTCGAAGACGCCGACGGCGGCTGCCGATATCCCGCCGCCGATGGAGCTGTTCTGCACGACGATGGCGTCTTTTATTCAGCGGATGATCTGGCCGGTCGGCCTGCTTCCGATGAACCCGTTTGATGCATGGGGCTCGACGTCGCATGTTGTCATTTGGCGCGACCTGGCGATGTCGTCGCTGTTGATCGTGCTTCCAATCTGGGCGTTTTTTCGCAGCCGCGGACTTTTTGTTGCAGTTGTAGGCGGGCTCTTGTTCGTCTGCCCCGCTTTCCTCGACGCGCCGTTCTCGGAGCAGCGCCTGGGAGATCATCACCTTTATCCCGTTCTGATTCCGGGTCTCCTGGTGGCCGCCGTGTGCCTGGCCGGGCCGCGCGCCGGACTTCGAGCCCCAATCCCCCGATGCGCGGCGCTGGGATTGACGGCGCTTTTGGGGATCCTGGCCGTCACCACCTATTCCCAGACGTTTCAGTGGCAAGACGGGCGAGAGTTGCATTACGAGATTGTGAAGAAACACCCGCAATGGGCCCCCGGCTACATCGGACTCATTGAATCGCTCGTAGAGGACAACGAGCTGGACGAGGCGGTGGCGTACGCGAAAAAGGCGGTCGCGATCGCGCCGAATAATCCTTCGACACAATTTTACCTGGGTACCGCCCTCCTGCTGCAAACCGGCGGCCGGGCGGCAGAGGCGATTATTCCGCTCCGCAAGGCGCTGGAGTCCAATCCGCAGTGGATCGAGTGCCTGCAAAACCTGGGCGTCGCGCTGGCGCGGAGTGGTCAGTACGACAAGGCGATTGAATACCTGGAACGCGCCCGCGATGCGCAGCCGAATTCGGCGGGAATCCGCCTGGGGCTGGGAAACGCCTATCTCAAGGTACGGAGGGCCTCGTCCGCGCGGCGCGAGCTTCAGGAAGCGCTGCGCCTGAATAACGATTCGGTGACGCACTTATCCCTCGCAATGGCGTGGGCGGCCAACGATGCGCCGGACCGGGCCCGGCGGCATCTGGAGGCGGCCATCGCCAAGGACCCGCGCATGGCCGCCCGGGCCGCGGTCAGCGAGGAACTGCTGCGGTTCCGCGATGAGCCCGGCTTCGAGAACCTGTTCGATTCGACGGCGGACCCCGGCGAACTGCCGCCGGGCGAAGTGGAAATGCCCGCCGCACGGAACACGCGCGGCTCCTGA
- a CDS encoding NAD(P)H-hydrate epimerase yields MTRAQVREIDRRAIEEFGIPGIVLMENAGRGTAEFIMRTLRPAGPIGIVCGGGNNGGDGFVIARHLANAGLEIVLFLACDPARLKGDAAVNYGIVEKMKLRSYPFDSPEQVHAASPALHQSDVIVDAILGTGFSGSVRPPTNLAIEAINNAPRATIVAVDVPSGLDCDTGTPATPTVRAHHTVTFVARKIGFDSPGAKAYTGRVIVADIGASATLV; encoded by the coding sequence TTGACGCGAGCCCAAGTCCGTGAGATCGATCGCCGGGCCATCGAGGAATTCGGCATACCGGGCATCGTCCTGATGGAGAACGCCGGTCGCGGAACCGCGGAGTTCATCATGCGAACGCTCCGCCCTGCCGGTCCGATCGGGATTGTCTGCGGCGGCGGCAACAACGGCGGCGACGGCTTCGTCATCGCCCGCCACCTGGCCAACGCCGGTCTTGAAATCGTCCTCTTTCTCGCCTGCGATCCCGCCCGACTTAAGGGCGATGCCGCCGTAAACTACGGGATTGTCGAAAAGATGAAACTCCGCTCCTATCCGTTTGATTCTCCCGAGCAGGTCCATGCGGCCAGCCCCGCCCTGCATCAATCCGACGTCATCGTCGACGCCATTCTGGGAACAGGTTTCTCCGGCTCCGTGCGTCCGCCGACTAATCTCGCCATCGAAGCCATCAACAATGCCCCCCGCGCCACGATCGTCGCGGTCGATGTCCCGTCCGGCCTGGACTGCGACACCGGAACTCCCGCCACCCCGACGGTTCGCGCGCATCACACCGTCACTTTCGTAGCCCGAAAGATCGGGTTCGATTCCCCTGGCGCGAAGGCGTACACCGGACGCGTCATCGTCGCGGACATCGGCGCGTCGGCAACTCTCGTTTAG
- a CDS encoding XDD4 family exosortase-dependent surface protein translates to MRFVRPHNSFCLWAALTAAVSSPAVAADLLVSASHPTLPLSASISFHATGNDLVITLTNSAQTDVMLPLEILTAVYYDVSGPALGLGRTSAVIGPESSLLFPPATPFDPAPKGVGGEWEYNEGVTNAPFGQAYAIRSAGLGILFTGVGGRFPGANLQGPSNVNGVQYGITSALDNSATGNSPVTGGAGALIKNQVIFTLSGLPAGFDPLAMISSVQFQYGTTRCDVEGTVDRCVPDVPEPSTLILIALGVLAHFGCNWGRRVGR, encoded by the coding sequence ATGCGATTCGTCCGACCACATAACAGTTTTTGTCTCTGGGCGGCGCTGACGGCGGCCGTATCTTCGCCCGCCGTCGCCGCGGATTTATTGGTGAGCGCCTCTCACCCTACCCTGCCGCTTTCCGCTTCAATCAGTTTTCACGCCACCGGGAACGACCTGGTCATCACGCTGACCAACTCCGCGCAGACCGACGTGATGCTGCCCCTGGAGATTTTGACGGCGGTTTATTACGACGTAAGCGGGCCGGCCCTCGGCCTCGGTCGAACCAGCGCCGTAATAGGACCGGAATCGAGCCTGCTCTTTCCACCCGCGACGCCCTTTGACCCGGCACCGAAGGGAGTGGGCGGCGAGTGGGAGTACAACGAAGGTGTCACGAATGCGCCGTTTGGACAGGCCTATGCGATTCGCTCGGCCGGTCTCGGCATCCTCTTTACCGGCGTCGGAGGCCGCTTTCCGGGCGCCAATCTTCAAGGACCGTCAAACGTCAACGGCGTGCAATACGGAATCACCTCGGCGCTGGACAATTCGGCGACGGGCAACTCACCGGTCACGGGCGGCGCCGGCGCGTTGATCAAGAACCAGGTCATCTTCACGTTGTCCGGGCTGCCCGCGGGCTTCGATCCCCTGGCGATGATCTCCAGCGTTCAGTTTCAGTACGGCACGACCCGTTGCGATGTGGAGGGAACCGTCGATCGCTGTGTACCGGACGTACCCGAGCCCTCCACTCTCATACTCATCGCCCTGGGTGTTTTGGCACATTTCGGCTGCAATTGGGGCCGACGCGTCGGCAGATAA
- a CDS encoding tRNA-dihydrouridine synthase, producing the protein MLQIGPIQLDAPFVQAALSGYSDAAMRLLAREYGCPYTINEVVLDKLVSVGGKRMKRMLAIPPGDHPVGGQLMGSEPAQFAEAAGMMVETGYDVVDINFGCPVRKVLGRCRGGFLLSVPEQAREIIRAVIDAVGGHVPVTLKMRRGMDDSAESERNFYSVLDAASELGVAAVTVHGRTVQQRYVGPSNWDFLAAVKRYAGDRTILGSGDLFSAEDCVRMLGETGVDGCSIARGAIGNPFIFREVRALLAGEPLPPAPSIGDQRTALERHYSLMAELHGEAMAGPLLRKFGVRYSELHPCARDVKMTFLAVKTPADWQAMLDRWYGEERLYPPVLRRERPEALIAAGAAWDCQAASA; encoded by the coding sequence ATGCTCCAAATCGGCCCCATCCAACTCGACGCACCGTTCGTCCAAGCCGCGCTGTCCGGCTATAGCGACGCCGCCATGCGCCTGCTCGCTCGCGAGTACGGCTGTCCCTACACGATCAACGAGGTCGTGCTCGACAAGCTCGTGTCCGTCGGGGGAAAGCGAATGAAGCGGATGCTGGCCATTCCGCCGGGCGATCACCCAGTCGGCGGGCAGCTCATGGGCAGCGAGCCCGCGCAATTCGCCGAGGCGGCGGGGATGATGGTCGAGACGGGTTACGACGTCGTCGACATCAACTTCGGCTGTCCGGTGCGAAAGGTGCTGGGGCGATGTCGCGGGGGCTTTCTGCTCTCCGTACCGGAGCAGGCGCGGGAAATTATCCGCGCGGTGATCGATGCGGTCGGCGGCCACGTGCCGGTCACCCTCAAGATGCGCCGCGGGATGGACGACTCGGCGGAGAGCGAGCGAAACTTTTACTCGGTTCTCGATGCGGCGTCTGAATTGGGTGTGGCCGCCGTGACGGTTCATGGGCGGACGGTGCAGCAGCGCTATGTCGGGCCGAGCAATTGGGATTTTCTCGCGGCAGTCAAACGATATGCCGGAGATCGGACGATCCTTGGCAGCGGTGATCTTTTCAGTGCCGAGGATTGTGTGCGGATGCTCGGAGAAACTGGCGTCGACGGATGCTCGATCGCGCGTGGGGCGATCGGGAACCCGTTCATCTTTCGGGAGGTGCGGGCGCTACTGGCCGGTGAGCCGCTTCCGCCCGCGCCATCCATCGGCGACCAGAGAACGGCATTAGAGCGCCATTATTCACTGATGGCGGAACTGCACGGCGAGGCGATGGCCGGGCCGCTGCTGCGAAAGTTCGGCGTCCGGTATAGCGAACTGCACCCCTGCGCCCGCGACGTGAAGATGACCTTCCTCGCCGTCAAAACGCCGGCAGATTGGCAGGCGATGCTTGATCGCTGGTATGGCGAGGAGCGTCTTTACCCGCCCGTCCTCCGCCGTGAACGGCCCGAGGCGCTCATCGCGGCCGGGGCGGCGTGGGATTGTCAGGCGGCATCCGCGTAA
- a CDS encoding tetratricopeptide repeat protein, giving the protein MDDDSLHRRTRPTEFDDRAGSIAGREVISAAVLLVLIVVLAYRPSFNAEFVHLDDFQYVVDNELVRQPSLAGVYRVFAEVLHPSTVDGYYQPLTMVSLMVDAKLSGTTSRSVHPFIFHLTNVLLHAATSVLVLVWIRTFLGGLFLPFLVALYFALHPAHVESVAWVSQRKTLLATFLAIAALVAYVECVRHRGRGWLATSVVLYFLATLAKPTTVLLPLVLPLIDLWPLGRRPLAALREKWPFVPVLLIMGYIAWASQAAAGAGVGLPNLSAANAVGRWIGLLSYNTVLYLGNLLWPLHLSPYRGVPDDLSLSNPAILLSVMATAAVVIVWIASWRYSSPLFTGLTAFGLMLAPTMGAIRFMGSCVADRFLYLPMFFLLLPMAYGLFLAGRHFTRPAAFVLPLVLMALPLWILTRAQQGVWQDSKTLWTHVALADPKLAKAHANLALLALEEADYATALDHAERARAYDPENSANLHVLGRAYVRQRQFDKALPLIERALDQGLGPNQAAGLVALGEARICLGDENGALSAAKDAAALGYAVEKAYGEFGDAAYQFARNAALAERMFHRAVDAAPDDPYYRWKRAAALETLGRYAESLRECEEALRLSGEQGREVPDAVRQAVERLRRRAASQPAGGAAHP; this is encoded by the coding sequence ATGGATGACGATTCGCTTCACCGCCGCACACGCCCGACCGAATTCGACGATCGCGCCGGCTCCATCGCCGGCCGCGAGGTCATCTCGGCGGCGGTGCTATTGGTCTTGATCGTCGTCCTGGCCTATCGGCCGTCATTCAACGCGGAGTTCGTTCATCTGGACGACTTTCAATATGTCGTCGACAACGAACTCGTTCGGCAGCCCAGCCTCGCGGGCGTCTATCGCGTTTTCGCGGAGGTGCTGCACCCTTCGACTGTCGATGGCTACTACCAGCCGCTCACGATGGTCTCGCTCATGGTGGATGCCAAGCTCTCGGGAACGACGTCCCGGTCGGTCCATCCCTTTATCTTCCATTTGACCAACGTGCTGCTGCATGCGGCGACGAGCGTGCTGGTGCTGGTATGGATTCGTACGTTTCTGGGCGGACTGTTTTTGCCGTTCCTGGTCGCGCTGTATTTCGCACTGCATCCGGCGCACGTCGAATCGGTCGCCTGGGTGTCGCAGCGAAAAACCCTGCTGGCGACGTTTCTCGCCATCGCCGCATTGGTGGCTTACGTGGAATGCGTTCGGCATCGCGGGCGAGGATGGTTGGCGACGTCGGTTGTTCTGTATTTCCTGGCGACATTGGCCAAGCCCACGACGGTGCTCCTGCCGCTGGTGCTGCCGCTCATCGATCTTTGGCCGCTGGGGCGCCGTCCACTGGCCGCGCTGCGCGAAAAATGGCCCTTTGTCCCGGTGCTGCTGATCATGGGCTATATCGCGTGGGCGTCGCAGGCCGCGGCAGGCGCAGGGGTCGGCCTGCCGAACTTGTCGGCCGCGAACGCCGTCGGCCGCTGGATCGGGTTGCTGAGTTACAACACCGTACTCTACTTGGGTAATTTGTTGTGGCCCCTCCATTTGTCGCCCTACCGCGGCGTGCCGGACGATCTGTCCCTTTCCAATCCGGCGATTCTGCTTTCCGTCATGGCGACGGCGGCGGTGGTCATCGTGTGGATCGCATCGTGGCGATACTCGTCGCCGTTATTCACCGGATTGACCGCGTTCGGTCTGATGCTCGCGCCGACGATGGGAGCGATTCGCTTCATGGGCTCCTGTGTTGCGGATCGCTTTCTTTACCTGCCGATGTTCTTTCTCCTGCTGCCGATGGCCTACGGGCTGTTTCTGGCAGGGCGCCATTTCACGCGACCGGCCGCGTTCGTGCTCCCCCTCGTGTTGATGGCTTTGCCGCTTTGGATACTGACGCGCGCGCAACAGGGCGTGTGGCAGGATTCTAAGACGCTGTGGACACACGTCGCCCTGGCCGATCCGAAGTTGGCCAAGGCGCACGCCAATCTCGCGCTCCTCGCGCTGGAGGAGGCGGACTACGCCACGGCGCTGGATCACGCCGAAAGGGCGCGCGCATACGATCCGGAAAACTCCGCGAATCTGCATGTGTTGGGCCGCGCGTATGTGCGGCAACGGCAGTTTGACAAGGCCCTGCCGCTGATCGAAAGGGCGCTGGACCAAGGGCTGGGCCCGAATCAGGCGGCGGGTCTGGTCGCGCTGGGCGAGGCGAGGATTTGCCTCGGCGACGAGAACGGCGCGCTCTCCGCCGCGAAGGACGCCGCCGCCCTCGGATACGCGGTCGAGAAGGCCTACGGCGAATTCGGCGACGCCGCTTATCAATTCGCCCGGAACGCCGCATTGGCTGAGCGGATGTTTCATCGAGCGGTCGATGCGGCGCCCGACGATCCGTACTATCGCTGGAAGCGGGCGGCGGCCCTAGAGACCCTGGGGCGGTACGCCGAATCGCTGCGCGAGTGTGAAGAAGCCCTGCGCCTCAGCGGCGAACAAGGCCGCGAGGTCCCGGACGCCGTGCGGCAGGCCGTGGAGCGCCTGCGGCGGCGCGCGGCAAGTCAACCAGCCGGGGGGGCCGCGCACCCATGA
- a CDS encoding nuclear transport factor 2 family protein, which translates to MDFFQNLFLESPIRLGVLTLIVLAAALYARRRYMETFGKHILPAAAVLLAALFAIQYLVVTDREEIEKALEEFVAAIEANDSARIDAAISDDYSSEAMVKQDIVAFIERTLSRLKIYDTRFHRRDVTVQDEPAEMIVAARATVSVEGGVGEMHWGSWRIDWLREGGTWRIVAIRPIMLDTQEISGMKGLRGVIP; encoded by the coding sequence ATGGACTTTTTCCAGAATCTCTTTCTCGAAAGTCCGATTCGTCTCGGGGTTTTGACCCTGATCGTCCTGGCCGCTGCGCTCTACGCCCGACGGCGCTACATGGAGACCTTCGGCAAACACATTCTTCCGGCGGCGGCCGTTTTGCTGGCAGCGCTTTTCGCGATTCAGTACCTGGTTGTGACGGACCGCGAGGAAATCGAAAAGGCATTGGAGGAGTTCGTTGCGGCCATTGAGGCGAACGATTCGGCCCGTATCGACGCGGCGATCAGCGATGATTATTCCAGTGAGGCAATGGTCAAGCAGGACATTGTCGCCTTCATCGAGCGGACCCTCAGTCGGTTGAAGATTTATGACACCCGCTTTCACCGGCGAGATGTGACCGTGCAGGACGAGCCCGCGGAGATGATCGTCGCCGCGCGGGCAACGGTCAGCGTCGAGGGCGGCGTCGGCGAGATGCACTGGGGAAGTTGGCGGATCGACTGGCTTCGTGAAGGGGGCACGTGGCGGATCGTCGCGATACGTCCGATCATGCTCGATACACAGGAGATTTCGGGGATGAAGGGATTGCGAGGCGTCATCCCCTGA